CGCCGCAGCAACGTGTTCGACCCCTTCTCCCTCGACTTCTTCGACCCATTCGAAGGCTTCCCCTTCGGCTCCGGCAACAGCAGCAGCGGCAGTCTCGTCCCGCGCACCTCCTCCGACACAGCGGCCTTCGCGGGCGCGCGCATCGACTGGAAGGAGACGTCCGAGGCGCACGTGTTCAAGGCGGACGTGCCGGGGCTGAAGAAGGAGGAGGTGaaggtggaggtggaggacggcAACATCCTCCAGATCAGCGGCGAGCGGAAGAAGGAGCAGGAGGAGAAGACCGACACCTGGCACCGCGTGGAGCGCAGCAGCGGCAAGTTCCTGCGCAGGTTCCGCCTCCCGGACAACGCCAAGGCGGAGCAGGTGAAGGCGTCCATGGAGAACGGCGTGCTCACCGTCACCGTGCCCAAGGAGGAGGCCAAGAAGCCCGAGGTCAAGTCCATCCAGATCTCAGGCTAGGCGTCGGCGTGCTCGCTGCTGCGCGATGAGATGACTGCAGTCTGCAGAGCAGCGGTGTGGAGTTTCGACCCGGTCGTCGCGATGAAATAAAATCAGGGGTAAAATCAGAGTCCGGCTGTCTAGTGCTCTAGTGTTGTGTGCGAATGGTCCGATGTTGCAGTCAGTGTTTTGAGCCTCTCGCGTCTGTGTTTTGAGTCCACTTTGTTCATCAGTCTGTACTTATTCCATCAGCAACAAATTAAATCCATTAGAGCAACTTCAATGGCCGATCCAAACGGAAGGCGTTTTTGTCTgcttttgtccgtttgggtcagGCGTCCGTCTTTTTTAATTTAAATCTGCAATGCACCCAACGCGCTGATCTATTTCATGACCGCACGTGCTTTAGGTCATGTCAGCAGCCATGTTGTCGCTTTGATTTTGGCGC
This genomic window from Aegilops tauschii subsp. strangulata cultivar AL8/78 chromosome 4, Aet v6.0, whole genome shotgun sequence contains:
- the LOC109744286 gene encoding 17.9 kDa class I heat shock protein; the protein is MSLIRRSNVFDPFSLDFFDPFEGFPFGSGNSSSGSLVPRTSSDTAAFAGARIDWKETSEAHVFKADVPGLKKEEVKVEVEDGNILQISGERKKEQEEKTDTWHRVERSSGKFLRRFRLPDNAKAEQVKASMENGVLTVTVPKEEAKKPEVKSIQISG